Genomic DNA from Salinibacter pepae:
AAGCGCTGGACAACCTGATGGAGGAGCACCCCGACCTCCGAAAGCCGCTCGACGAGCGGCTGCCCATCCGGGCCGGACAGGTGGTGTGGGCCGCCCGGCACGAGATGGCCCGGACGGTAGAGGACGTCCTGGCCCGCCGCACCCGATGCCTCCTGCTCGACGCGCAGGCGAGCATCGACGCGGCGCCCCGGGTCGCCGCGTTGATGGCCGAAGAACGGGACCTGCCCCCCTCCTGGGTCGACGATCAGGTCGAGGCCTTCACCGAGGTGGCCCGCAACTACCTGATGCCGTCCATCCCCGCGTAGGAGACCGGCGTCACGTACGGGACGGAAGGCGGCCGGCCCTGCGCGCGGGACAGTTCGCCGGGCCCGTCCTCTCGCCTTCCACTATCCCGTCATGGCTCCGTCTCCCGCCACCTCTGAACTTCCCGGCCCACCCGGGCTCTGGGCCGAGCGGCCGTTGGTCCGGTCGGAATCCGGGGCCCCCTCCCCCGCGGCGGAGGCCGTCTCGGCCGCTGCGGGGCGGGTCCGATCCAGGGCAAACTGACGGACCCGGGCTTCCAGGTTCTCGGTGACGCGGTCCAGGGTCGTCGCGATGTCGGACACCTCCGTCACGCCCGCCGCCGACTCCTGGGCGGCCGTCGAGATCGACTGCACGCTCCGGGCGATCTCTTGGCTGGTGGTGGACTGCTCCTCGGAGGCGGCCGCAATCTCGTCGGCCTTCGCCTCCACCTCCTCGATCGAGGCGACGATCTGGCGGAGCGCCTCGCTCGCCTTCTCCGACAGCTCGATGCCCTCCTCGGCGTTGCGACTGCTCTGCTGGGCCGCCTCCACGGCCTGGTCGATCTCCAACTGCACCTCACCGATGATGTCGGCGATCTCGGAGGTGGCCTGGTCGGTCTCGTCCGCAAGCTCCCGCACCTCCTCGGCCACCACGGCGAACCCTTGGCCCGTCTCGGACCCGGTGCCGTCCCCGCCGGCTCGGGCCGCCTCAATCGCCGCGTTCAGCGCCAACAGGTTGGTCTGATTCGCGATCTCGTCGATGGTCTCGACGACCTGGCTGATTTCCTCACTGGAGGCCTGAAGGCGGTCAATGGTGTCGGCGGTGCCCTGCACTTCCCGGGCGATGTCCTTCATCTTGCCGGTCGCCTCCGAGACCACCGCCTGCCCCTCGCGCGCCTCCCGGCCCCCGTCCTGGGCGGACTGGGCCACGGACTGGACGCTGCGCGCATTTTCGTTGATCGTTGTGTTGAGCTCCTCCACCGCCGCGGCCACCTCCTCGGCCTGCGCGGACTGCTCCTCGGCACTGGCGGCCATCTGGTCGGACGACGTGCTAATTTCGTCGGCGGACCTGTTGGCCCTGCTCGTCGCGCTCATCACCTCCTGCAGGGTCGACCGGATCGACGCGACCGCGCCCTCCAGTTTCGTGCGGAGTTGGCCGGTCATTTCGGCGGCCTGCTCCGTGTTCTCGTTCGGGGTCGTCGGGGCCTCGCCGGCGAACGACACAGTCAGGTCGCCGTCTTCGAGCCGTTCGAGGCGGCCGTCCAGGTCCTCAATCTCCAGGCGAAGGAAGCTGTTCACCTCCTCGGCGGTCTCTGCCAAGCGAGACGCTTCCTCCCGTTTCTCCTCGGCCTCCTCCTGCGCCGCCTCAAGATCAGCGAGGAGCGTCTCGAGCTCCTCATTCTGCGCCTCGTTTTCGAGCTCGGTCCGGGCCCGGTTGCGCTGGGCCCGAATGGCCTGCAGGCACCCGAGCGTTAGGAAGCCGACCTCGAAAATCACCCAGGCGCTGTGCTCCGCCGCCATCCAGGGCGCCGAATGGGTCACCCCAAACATCGACATCGGCCAGAAAATCCCGCGGGCAAAGTGGTCGATGGCCGTCACGGCCGCCGCGGACACCAGCACGCCCCAGTCGTAGTACAGCGCCAGAAAGGCCAGGGACACGAAGATGTGGAAGTGCATCGAGATGCGTCCCGCCACGAGGTAGATCAGCAGGCCCGACATCAGGAGCTGTGCGGCCCCCACGCCGTGACGGGTGAGCGTCGCCTCCGGCTTAAAGTAGGCCGCGGCCGCCGCCGGAATGGAAATGAGCCCCCCCACGAGGGCGGCGGTGAGCACGTACCCGCCAACCGCACTCTCCGCCCCGGCCCACGCTCCGGCGGAGGCGACACGGGCCAGAACGATTGCCAGGATCCACTGGACTGCCAAAAGCCCGGCAAATTTCCGGCTGGTGGCCCGCCATCCTGCGCGGAGGTACTTCAACGTTCGCTCCTGGAGGGCCTGATCGGCGATGGTCGGGCCCGTTTCCTTCTGTGCGGCTCGGTGTTGCATAATGGTTGGGACGCCCGCATCGGGGACGGTCCGTCGACCCCCCTATAGCCTCAGAGACTCGGCGGGACAATCCGGGGCGTCGTTGTTTGGCGGGGAGTGCGTGCGACAGAGTGGTTTTGATGCTTTCAGCATTTGTTATCGGCCGTTCACTTCGTATTTATTGCGGCAAGGCCACGCGTTACAAGAGTGTCACTTTCACGAGCGCGCGCGTCTTCGGCCGCACTGGTGCACGGGAGCCCATCTACAGACGGCCCGGAGAGGCAGCGCCGGATCCCGTCGTTAGCCGCCATGAATGCACCTCAGGTTCTCTCTCGCCTCCGCCAAAAATAAAAAACGCCCGCTCCGGAGACGGGACGGGCGTTGAGCAGGTCCACGTCGGATGGTCGCGCGGTGTTAGCGGAGGGAGTGCCCTCCGGAGGCCCCTCCCTCCCTTCGGTGAAGCCTTGCCCCCGCTACGTCCGCGACCGGGCGGCCTCGAAGACGAGCAGGCCCGTCGCCACGGAGACGTTGAGCGACTCCGCCGGGCCGCGCATGGGAATGGAAAGGAGCTCGTCGCACGCCTCCGCCACCTCGGGCGCCAGGCCCGTCCCTTCGCTCCCCAGGACCACCGCCACGGGCCGGTCCCAGTCGGCGTCCCAGAGCGGGGTCTCGGCGGTGCCCTCCGCGCCGTAGACGAAGTAGCCCCGCTCCTTGAGCTGGGTCAGCACGCGGGGCAGGTCGTCGGTCCGCGCGATCGGAATCCGGGGCGCCGTGCCGGCGCTCGCCTTTATCGCGGCGGCGTTCAACGGGGCCATCTCGCGGGACGGCACAATGACGCCGTCGGTCCCGGCCGCCACCGCACTCCGCAGCATCGCGCCGAAGTTACGAGGGTCCGTCACCCGGTCGACGACGAGGAGCGTCGGCTGGGCGGCCTGCACCGCGTCCCAGGTGGGCGCGATGTCGGAGAGCATTGCGTCCACCTCCCGGTACCGGATGGGGGCCGTAATGGCCACGACGCCCTGATGCGTGGCCCCGTCGGACTCGTGCCGCAGCCGGGCCTCGGGGACGTACTGGACCGGGGTCCCGCGGTCGTCGGCGATCGACCGAATGGCCCCGATCTGGGCGCCGCTCACGTCCTGCTTCAGCATCACCTTTTCGATGCCGAGGTCGTCCCGCTTCAGGGCCTCCAGAACGGGACCGCGGCCGATGAGGGTAGAGGTGTCTGACGGGCTCATGTTCGGGTCGGGAACGGGTGGTGCGGGAAGACAGGTGAAACGAGACGAGCCCCCCGCCAGGCTCCACTCCCCGACACGCAACAGCGGCCACAGAACGTAGTTCGGGCTCTGCTCGACTCTTCGGTGTGTTTTCGCGTCGGGCCGAACGGGGCTCCCGGCTGCTCGTATGGCTATCCCCTCGTCTCCCAACACCTCAGCTCTTCCCAACACCTCAGCTCAATGCCTGTCTCCTCCCCCGGCCGCACCGCGGTCTTCGTCGACGGCTGTCGGCTTCCGTTCCAGCGGGCCGGCACCGGGTACGCCGACCTGATGGCCTACGACATGGGCCGCATGGTCCTGCGGCACCTCCTCACCCGGACCGGCCTGCCCCCCGACCGGGTGGAGCGGGTCGTGATGGGCACGGTGGTGCAGGACGTCAACACGAGCAACGTGGCCCGGGAGTCGGCCCTCGCCGCCGGCATTCCGAACCACGTGCCCGCCTTCACGGTGACGATGGCCTGCATCTCCAGCAACCAGGCCGTCACCAGTGGCGTCGACCTCCTGCGCACCGGACAGGCGGACGTTATGATCGCGGGCGGCACCGAAACCCTGAGCGACCCGCCCGTCCGGCTGAAGCGCCCCGTCCGGAAGCGGCTCTTTCAGGCCCGCAAGGCCAAGAGCACGGGCGACTACCTGGACCTGCTGGACGGCCTCAGCCCCGGCGACCTCCTGCCCGAAACGCCGGCCATCGCCGAGTTCTCGACCGGCGAGGTGATGGGCGAGAGCGCCGACCGGCTCGCCGCGATGTTCGGCATCTCGCGCGAGGACCAGGACCGGTTCGCCCTCCGCTCGCACAAGCGGGCCGCCGCCGCCCGGGACGACGGGCGCCTCGACGAGGAACTCGTTCCCGCTACCGTTCCCCCCGACTTCGACCCAATCACGACCGACAACGTGATCCGGGACGACACGTCATTGGAGCAGCTCCATGACCTGCCGCCCGCATTCGTCGAGCCCTTCGGGACCATCACCGCCGGCAGCTCGTCGGCCCTCACCGACGGCGCTTCGGCGACGCTGCTGATGGCGGAGGAGGTGGCCGAAGCCGAGGGCGTTGCGCCGCGCGCCGCCCTCCACACCTACACCTACGTCGCGCAGGACCCCGAGACCGAATTGCTCCTGGGCCCCGCGTACGCCATCCCCGAGGTGCTCGACGAGGCCGGCCTCACGCTCGACGACATCGACGTGATCGAGCTCCACGAGGCCTTTGCCGGCCAGGTGCTGGCGGTCCTCGAAGCGCTCCGCTCCGACACGTTCGCCGCGGAGCACCTGAACCGAACCGAGGCGGTCGGCGCGGTCGAGATGGATCGCCTCAACACGCGGGGCGGCTCCCTGTCGCTGGGGCACCCGTTTGGGGCGACCGGGGCGCGCCTCGTGATGAGCGCGGTGAACCGGCTTCACGACGAGGACGGCCGCTGGGCCCTCGTCTCGGCCTGCGCCGCCGGCGGCCAGGGCCACGCCCTCCTCCTTGAGCGGCGGCCCTCGTAGTCCGTCCCCAGCGCCCCCCTCCTTCTGTCTTCAACGCCCCCCAACCCATGCCGAACGCCCTCTCTGTGCCCACGGACCTCCTGACCCTGACGGTGGACGAGACCGGAGTGGCCACGCTCGAGCTCGATGCCCCCGACGCGTCGGTCAACAAGATCTCTTGGGACACCCTGAACGCCTTTTCCGACGCCCTGGACGTGGTTGAGACCCACGCCGACCTGTCCGGGCTGGTGATCGCCAGTGGCAAGCCGGACTCGTTCATCGTCGGGGCCGACCTGGCGATGCTGCAAACGTTCGAGATCCCGGCGGAGGCGCGGCGCCTGAGCCGCGAGGCCCACGCCCTCGGGGAACGGGTCCGAAGCCTCCCGGTCCCGACCGTGGCCGCCCTCCACGGCCCCGTGATGGGGGGCGGCCTGGAGCTGGCGCTCAACTGCGACTACCGCGTCGCCTCCACCGCCGACGCGACCAAGATGGCCCTGCCCGAGGTGCAGCTCGGCCTGCTGCCCGGCGGGGGCGGCACCCAGCTGCTGCCGCGCCTCGTGGGCGTGCAGCAGGCCCTCGGGCTCATGCTGACCGGCAAAAACACGTACCCGGACAAGGCGCGGCGCATCGGCCTGGTCGACGCCCTCATTCACCCGCCCGGCCTCCGCGATGCGGCGCGGCGGGCGGCCCGTGAACTGGCGGCGGGCACCCGCCCCGTCGAGCGTGCCGAGCAGTCCCTCGGGGACCGCCTGCTGGAGGGCAACCCCGTCAGCCGGCGCGTCATCTACCGGCAGGCCCGCACACGGACCGAACGCCGCACCCGGGGCAACTACCCCGCGCCGCCCCGCATCATCGACGCGGTGCGCACGGGGATGGAAGAGGGCCTCGGGCCCGGGCTCGACACGGAGCGGCAGCACTTCGGCGAGCTCGTGTTCACGCCCGAGTCGCAGGCCCTCGTGTCGATCTTCTTCGCCAAACGGGACGCGGAGACGAACCCGCAGCCCGAACAGGCGCGCCCGGTCGATACCGTGGGCGTGCTCGGGGCGGGCCTCATGGGGAGTGGCATCGCGCAGGTGTCGGCCCAGAATGGGCTCGACGTCGTGCTTACGGACCAGTCGCTGGCGCTCGCGGCCGAGGGGAAGAAGGCCATCTGGTCCGCGGTGGCCGAGCAGAAGGACAAGGGCATCATCAACACGTTCACGCGGGACCAGATTGTAGAGCGGGTCGCCCCCACCGCCGACTACGCGCCGCTCCGGGCGGCCGACGTCGTGATTGAGGCCGTGCCGGAGGACCTCTCGATCAAGCACGCGGTGCTGTCGGAGGTCGAGGCCGTAGTCGATCCGGATACGGTGTTGGCCTCCAACACGTCCGCCCTGCCCATCTCGACGATCGCCGAGGGCGTGGACGACCCGTCCCGCGTGCTCGGGATGCACTACTTCTCCCCCGTGCCCGACATTCCGCTCCTGGAGATCATCGTCACCGAGGACACCTCCGAGGAGGCCCTCGCCACCGCCTACGCCGCGGGGCTCGCGCAGGACAAGACCGTCATCGTGGTGAACGACGGCCCGGGCTTCTACACCACCCGCATCCTCGCCCTCTACATGAACGAGGCCCTGCTGCTCTTCGAGGCCGGGGCCGAGATCGAAGCGGTCGACGACGCGATGATGGACGCCGGGTTCCCGATGGGGCCGTTCGAGCTGTTCGACCTGGTGGGCCTGGACGTGGCGGCCAAGATTACGGACGTGATGGGCGAGGCCCTCTCCCCCGGCCGCGTCGACATCAGCGACCGGGCCGGCCGGCTCGCGGAGGCCGACCTGCTGGGTCAAAAGACCAATCTCGGCTTCTACGAGTACGACGCGGACGACGCCGCCGACGACAAGGACCCGCAGGGGGTCAACGACGCGGTGTACCGCCACAGCGAGGCTTCGACTCGGTCCACGCCCCCCGCCGGCGCGGTCCAGGACCGCCTGCTTCTCATGATGGTCAACGAGGCCGTCCGGTGCCTCGAAGACGGGGTGCTCCGCGCCCCCATCGACGGCGACCTCGGGGCCGTGTTCGGGCTCGGCTTTCCGCCGTTCCTCGGCGGGCCCTTCCGCCACGTCGACCGTGCAGGGGCCGCCTCCATCGTAGACACCCTCCAGCGCCTGGCCGACCGGCACGGCCCTCGCTTTGCCCCGGCCGACCGCCTCCAGACCCACGCCGCTCAGGACACCACCTTTCACCCGTAAGCGCATGGCGCCTTCCATCTCCGCCCTCAAGGACGCCCTCTCTGCTCCCGCCGCCTACCCGCACGACCCGGATCGGATTGATTTCGAGCAGACCCACATCTCCCTGGTCGCCCTCGTCCCGCCCCGGGTGTACAAGATCAAAAAGCCGGTCTCGCTGAAGTACCTCGATTTTTCGACCCTGGAGCGGCGGCGGCACTTCTGCGAGCAGGAGGTCCGCCTGAACCGCCGCCTCGCCCCCGACACGTACGAGGGGGTGGTGCCCATCGTCGACACCGCCGACGGCCTCCGCGTGGACGGCGATCCGAGCGCGGGGCCCGTCGTAGAGGTGGCCGTGGCGATGCGCTACCTGGACCCGGATCGGTTTCTCGAGGCACGATTGGCCCGCGGGGCGGCCTCGGCCGCCGACATCGACCGGGTGGTGCAGACGCTTTGCGCCTTCTACGCGTCACGCCCCTCGACGCCCGAGGTGGCCGAGGCGGGGCGGATCGACCGGCTGCGGGCGGTGACCGAGGGGAATTTCGCGGAGGCGGAGGGGCACGTCGGCCACCTGCTCTCGCGCCCAGCGCACGAGGCGCTCCGCTTCTACGCCGAGCGCTTCTACGACCAGCACGCCGCCCGCCTCCACCGACGCCGGGCCGGGGGATGCATCGTGGAGGGCCACGGCGACCTGCGGCTGGAGCACGTCCACCTCACCGACGACCGCGTCGTCATCTTCGACTGCGTGGAGTTCAACGACGAGTTTCGGCACCTCGACGTGGCGAACGACGTGGCCTTCCTGGCCATGGACCTCGACCGGAAGGGGCGTCCGGACCTGGCCCGCCGCTTCGTGGACCGGATGGCAGAGGGGTTGGACGATCCGGGCCTGCATGCGGTGATTCCCTTCTACAAGAGCCAGCGCGCTCAGGTGCGGGGGAAGGTGCACGGGCTGCGGGCCGCCGAGGAAGAGATCTCCGCCGCCGAGCAGGATCGCAGCCGCGCCCAGGCCCGCCACTACTACCAGTTGGCCCTCCGCTACGCCGTGGCGGGGGCCAGGCCGCTCGTGGTGGTGGTCATGGGCCGCCCCGGCACCGGCAAGAGCACGCAGGCCGAGGCGGTGGCCCGCGCCCTCGGGTGGCCCCACCTCGCCTCCGACCGCATCCGCAAGACCCACGCGGGCGTCCCGCTCCACGAACGGCCCGACGCCGCCACCCGCAAGCGCCTCTACGCCGACCGCACGACGGAGGCCACCTACGCCACGCTCCGCACCCGCGCCCTGGAGCGGGCCCGCCGCCACCAAAGCACGGTGCTCGACGCCACGTTCAGCCGCCCCGCGCAGCGGACCCGCCTCCGTGCTGCCCTCCGCGCCGCGGACGTGCCGCATGTCTTCGTGGAGGTCACGGCGCCCGACGACGAACTCAAACGGCGCCTGCGCCGACGCTCCGCCGAGGACGCCACGGCTTCTGACGCCCGGGCCACTGACTTCGAGATGCTCACGGACCGCTACGAGGCGCCCGATGCCCTGGAGGACCCGCGCCACGTCCGGGTCGGGACCGAAGGCGCCCCCGAGCAGACCACGCTCGACATCTTGAAGACGCTAATTCGGCTGACGAACTGAGGCAATCCGCAGCTGCTCAAAGGACTCGGCCGCAGTTACGCCGCGGCCAGGTCGAGCGCAGCTTCCGACGAGATGACCTGCACGCCCGCCTCGTTCATCTCGTCCCACGCCTGCGCCAGCGAGCCGTCCTGATCGATGCCACGGGTCGCGTCCTCGATCACGTACACGTCGAACCCCTCCTCGCGCCCGTCGACGGCCGACCACTTCACGCAGAAGTCCGTGGCCAGGCCGCACAGGTAGAGCGTGTCGATGCCCCGCCCGCGCAGGTAGCCCGTCAGGCCCGTCGGCGTTGTGCCGTCGTTTTCGTAGAAGGCCGAGTAGGAGTCGATCCCGGCCCGGAACCCCTTGCGGAGGATCAACTCCGACGGGGCGGTGTCGAGGTCCGGATGAAACGCGGCCCCCTCGGTGCCCTGCACGCAGTGGTCCGGCCACAGCACCTGCTCGCCGTAGTCCACCTCAATCACGTCCATCGGGGCGTGGTCCGGGTGCGACGAGGCGAACGACTGGTGCCCGGCCGGGTGCCAGTCCTGGGTCTGGATGACGTGGTCGAACCGGGCGGCCAGCGCATTCACGGTCGGGACGATCGTGTCCCCCTCCGGCACCGCCAGAGCGCCGCCGGGGCAAAAGTCGTTCTGAAGGTCGACGATGAGGAGTGCGTCCATGGAGGATGGAGCCGTATCAATTCAAGAGTGTCCGCCTGGAGGTGGTGGGAGCGGTAGGTTCCTAGCGGGGCCCACTCAAATCCCAGCCGGCCCGCATTGTTGCCGGCCCGTCCGCGGATCATGGCCCTCGGGAGACAGGTTCGACTCTTCCTCCCCCGAACGACTCCCGGTTCCCACAATGCCCGACTCCCTTTCCCCGCCCCCGGCCTCCGCCAGTGCCGACGAGATCGAACGCGTGTTTGCCGCCCAGCGGGCCCACGCCCCGGCGGTGCGGGCCGCGTCGGTCGACCGGCGCCGCGACAAGCTGCGGCGGCTCTGCGACGGCCTCCGGGCGCACCGGACCGACTTTCAGGACGCCATCCACGCCGACTTCCGGAAGGCACCGGCGGAGGTGGATCTGACAGAGATGAAGCCCCTGCTGGACGAGGCCCAGTTCGCGATCAACCGCCTCGACGACTGGATGGCCCCGGACCGGCGCAGCCACCCGGCCTTCTTTGCGGGCACCCGCTCGGAGATCCACTACGAGCCGAAGGGGGTCGCGCTGATTCTCGCCCCCTGGAACTACCCCCTCACGCTCACGCTCGGCCCGCTGATCGGCGCCCTCGCGGCGGGCAACTGCGTGACGCTGAAGCCTTCCGAGAAGACGCCCCACACGAACGTCGTCCTCAAAAAGCTGATCGGCGACCTGTACGAGGAGCGGGAGGTCGCCCTGCTGACCGGCGCGAAGGAGGTGGCACAGGGCCTCCTGGAGCAGCCGTACGACCACGTGTATTTCACCGGCAGCCCACGGGTCGGCCGGCTCGTGATGAAGGACGCAGCGGACCACCTGGCGTCCGTGACGCTGGAGCTCGGGGGCAAGTCGCCGGCGATCGTCGACGAGACCGCCGACCTCGACCTCGCGGCGGAGCGCATCGCCTGGTCGAAGTTCACAAACGCGGGGCAAACCTGCATCGCCCCGGACTACGTGCTCGTCGACGCCCCGGTGCACGACGCCCTGGTCGCCCGCCTCATCGACACCATAGAACACTTCTACGGCGCGACGGCGGCGATGCGACGGGGCAGCGACGACTACGCCCGCCTCATCGACGACGGCCACTGGGACCGCGTCGTGGGGCTCCTGGAGGAGGCCGTCGCGGACGGGGCCACCGTGGCCTTCGGCGGGCAGACCGACGCCGAGACCCGGTACGTGAGTCCCACGATCCTGACGGACGTGCCCCTGGACACCGCCGTCATGCAGGCCGAAATCTTCGGCCCCCTGCTGCCCATCATTCCGATCTCGTCGCTGAACCAGGCGGTGGGTATCGTCAACGATCGGCCCAATCCGCTGTCGATGTACCTCTTCAGCGAACGCGACGCGATGGTCGACACCGTTCTGGGGCGCACCACGGCCGGAAGCACATGCATCAACGAGGGCTTCTTCCACTACGCCAACCCCGACCTCCCCTTCGGCGGGGCCGGGCACAGCGGCATCGGACGGGGGCACGGCGAGGCCGGCTTTCGGGCCTTCTCGAACGCGCGTTCGGTCCTGCGGCGCCGGTACGGGGCGTCGCTCGTGCAGGCCGTCCTTCCCCCCTTCACGGATCGCAAAGAGAGCTTCTTGGCGGCCCTGCTCCGGTACTTCTCCGGGCCCTAAAGGGCCTTTCGCTCAGCGGGGAAGCGGCGATCGATTCTCCCGTGGGGCCGTATGGATGAGTGTCTCTCGACCCCTTCCCTCTTCACCACCTCATGCCTGACGCCGGCGACATCCTGGACGGCTACCGCCTGGACGCGGTCATTGGCCGGGGCGGCATGGGCACCGTGTACCGGGCCACAGACCAGGCCCTCGAAAAAACCGTCGCCCTCAAGGTCATCGCGCCCCACCTGGCCGACGACGACACCTTCGTGCGCCGGTTCCGGGAGGAGGCCAAGGCACTGGCCCGCCTGGATGCGGACGGCATTGTCGACGTGTACACCCTCCGCGAGACGGAGGAGGCCCTGTTTTTTGTAATGGAGCACGTCGAGGGCCCTTCGCTGGAGACCGTGTTGCGGCGGCGGGGCCACCTGGAGCCCCCGCAGGCCCTGTCGCTCCTCCGACAGGTGCTGACCGCCGTGGGGCACGCCCACGCCTCGGGGGTGCTGCACCGCGACCTCAAGCCCAGCAACGTCCTCATTGACGCCGACGGGCAGGCGGTGATCACGGACTTCGGGCTGGCCAAAATTCTGGCGTCCGACGCCGACCTGACGGCGACGCACGACCAGCTCGGCACCGTCGCGTACATGTCGCCGGAGCAGGTGAAAGGCCTCCAGAATGTGGACGCGGCCAGCGACCTCTTCGCCGTCGGCCTCATCGCCTACGAGGGGCTGACCGGACGGCTCCCCTTCGATCGATCCGGGAGTGACTTCGTCGTCCAACGGGCGATCGTGGACGCCTCGTTTCCGCCCCCGTCCACCCACGCGCCGGCGGTGCCCCCGGCGGTGGAACAGGTGGTGCTCGACCTGTTGTCGAAAGACCCGGCCGCTCGCCCGCCCGATGCCCGGGCCGCCCTGGACCGGCTTCCCACCCCGGAGGCCGCAGACGAGGAGCCGCTCCTCACGCCGGATGCCCCCCCCTCCCCCGACGCCGGCTTCACGCCCTGGCAGTGGGCCGGCCTGGCGGCAGGGACCCTCCTGGTGCTGATGGGCACCTACGCCGGGGTGCGGGCCACCCTCGGCCTCCCGGTTCTCTCCGCCGCGGGCCCGGCGCCCCCAGAAACGACCCGGACGGCGGCGGGCACGGCCGGCCCTTCCGCAGAAGGGCAGACGAGGCCGCCGGTGGCGGACGACGCAGGGCTCTCCGCTCGCGAGGAGGAAGGGTCCGCGGCAGGGTCGTCACCGCCCGCCGATGCATCGCCCGACGACGAAGCCCCATCGGATAAGCCGCCCCGCAGTGCGGACGCTTCATCGGAGGACGCCCCGCCCCCGGCCGCTTCGTCCGACGGCACGTCCAGAACAACAGCCCCCGCAGCGTCCGCCCCCGACGACGAGCCGTCCCCCTCGTCCGAACCGGCGACGGGGGCGATTACGGT
This window encodes:
- a CDS encoding aldehyde dehydrogenase family protein, which codes for MPDSLSPPPASASADEIERVFAAQRAHAPAVRAASVDRRRDKLRRLCDGLRAHRTDFQDAIHADFRKAPAEVDLTEMKPLLDEAQFAINRLDDWMAPDRRSHPAFFAGTRSEIHYEPKGVALILAPWNYPLTLTLGPLIGALAAGNCVTLKPSEKTPHTNVVLKKLIGDLYEEREVALLTGAKEVAQGLLEQPYDHVYFTGSPRVGRLVMKDAADHLASVTLELGGKSPAIVDETADLDLAAERIAWSKFTNAGQTCIAPDYVLVDAPVHDALVARLIDTIEHFYGATAAMRRGSDDYARLIDDGHWDRVVGLLEEAVADGATVAFGGQTDAETRYVSPTILTDVPLDTAVMQAEIFGPLLPIIPISSLNQAVGIVNDRPNPLSMYLFSERDAMVDTVLGRTTAGSTCINEGFFHYANPDLPFGGAGHSGIGRGHGEAGFRAFSNARSVLRRRYGASLVQAVLPPFTDRKESFLAALLRYFSGP
- a CDS encoding protein kinase domain-containing protein, producing the protein MPDAGDILDGYRLDAVIGRGGMGTVYRATDQALEKTVALKVIAPHLADDDTFVRRFREEAKALARLDADGIVDVYTLRETEEALFFVMEHVEGPSLETVLRRRGHLEPPQALSLLRQVLTAVGHAHASGVLHRDLKPSNVLIDADGQAVITDFGLAKILASDADLTATHDQLGTVAYMSPEQVKGLQNVDAASDLFAVGLIAYEGLTGRLPFDRSGSDFVVQRAIVDASFPPPSTHAPAVPPAVEQVVLDLLSKDPAARPPDARAALDRLPTPEAADEEPLLTPDAPPSPDAGFTPWQWAGLAAGTLLVLMGTYAGVRATLGLPVLSAAGPAPPETTRTAAGTAGPSAEGQTRPPVADDAGLSAREEEGSAAGSSPPADASPDDEAPSDKPPRSADASSEDAPPPAASSDGTSRTTAPAASAPDDEPSPSSEPATGAITVRSAPDGATVRLNERPIGRTPLTIGDLEPGTYRLLLDRDDHRAREATVSVAGADTAVVSPTLLPRPAVVRLGARPDGEVRIDGASRPPTADGLVVDSLSPGSHTVVFTSALGRWEMEVTLDPGETYERTIDFSERVESAVTARAPDGTPLPNATVTVDDDTVGYTPQRLMLRVGERTIRVAKEGRAPAKRTVRVEPGMDTPLVFELAPEPD